TTTGAAGTCCACAATAGTTATTGTTGTTACATCTCTATAAGTTTCtctgtcattttgttttaaagtgaaaaaataCTGCATGACATGTCATTATGTTTTAAAGTCAAAATACTGCATGATTTAAGTTGTTCATAACAAACTGAATTTGTCTTGATCCAATTTGTTTGCATGAGGAATGGTTAATGGGCAATGACTAATGATGACCACACCTTTGTTCATATAATTACATTCAACTTTTAAAAAgggtaggttgggttgggttttattgtattttactttaattttttttttatttttttttgtttttggttggcttGTACTTTAAAATGGACGGTGCAACTCTGTGTAGTAGTGATAAATTCGCATTTCATGATAGTTTAGATAGCCTTTCCTCCAGGACTGATTAATGTATTACATATTCCTTGATAGATATTACCTCTAGGATTGGGAAGTCCCTTACTAAACTGTTGGTAGAATGCAATTCCCAACAGCTTAAAGGTCATTTAAAATCTTGCAAGTATGCAGCAAGGAGATGTGCATTTATACTAGATTCAAGTATGATATATGTTCTAAGTTTTTGGTACTTCCCTTAATTGAAACTTGAAGCTTGcgtttgatattttcaattcatttgattTGGGCGTGTACGTTAGGAAATAATAACTTCAAAATATGTGTCCTGATTGCAATGTGATATTAATGGAGTTGTAAATCTCGTGAAGCCTAGATACAGAAGTGAAATTCTGATATTTTCACTTATGCTAAGATTGAACTTATGTACAACCAACTATACGTGTTTTTTAGAAGTATTATCTCAATGTTTAGATTGCGTAGCGATAAACATAACAGGAAACATACAACCTCTTGAGTGTTGGGTTGGAACTATAAATTCTTGCACAGGGGGGGCCAACCCCTATTTGTATACACTGTCTTTTTAAAGATGCTTCATAATTATAAGTAATATAAGGATTTCATTAGCTATGtttgctactttttcttttgattttggaacAGATTTATCCAAGTTTTGCATCATACTTGCGTTCTTGCTTTTATGACGCCCTTGTTTTGTAGGTTCGGACGATGATTAGGTCTATACCGAGGTGCGATGAAGGTTCTGACATGCACACTGACCTTACATTTACACTAGAGCTTGTGGAGGAGCTAGGCCGACTTAAATTGGCGAATGCGCTTGCAGAAGCAGTTGACATTGATAGACAGGCCCCAGTTCGTGGCGGGCAACGTGGTGGGTCTCGTGGGGGTGGACATCGTGGAGGTGGTCAAGCTGGTCGCAGCCGTACGACCGAGTCGGCTCCCATCTACGAGGAAGGGAATGAGGAGGGTGTAGAAGAGGCATGGCTTGGCACTGATTGGGTACTGTCTGATGACGACGGCAGGACACCGCGATGCACGCCTGGCGATGGTGCTGGGCCATCCCATAGCGTCGATCATCAGGGCACTGTTCCAGCCCACACTACATCCCATGGTGCTAGCACGGACTTTGAGGGCCCTCCTCGTATGTCGCCCCCAGTTTTCAGTGGATCTGCCCATGATGGTGGATGCATATTTGTCCCCACACCAGGCATGCCCACCCCACCTCTAGTGCAAGTGGACCCCACCATGTCAGCTCCATCTCAAACCGCCCACGGAGAGGCTGTACAGATTGAGCAGATACCGGCTGAGGACATTGAGCCGGTGGAGGCTTTGCGGAGATCGCGACGCCCGCGTGCGCATGCTCCCGATTGCGGGACCGGTGATGGTATGTACTTCGTCTACACTTCCCATCTTCTTGAGCTACTTGTACTGTgcatttgattgattatgttaatttaattatgctGTTGTGTCTGATGAAACAGGTAAGATTAGCCCTGTCAGGGCATATGGGCGGAAACGAAAAGATCATTAAATGCCTTAGTGTATGCTTATACTTCCTACCTATAGGTGACTGCATAGTTACGTTTCACTTTTCTTCTAAagtcgtatttttttttttagacctaaCTGCAATGGTGGACACGAAAAGGCCATTGAGCTGGATTGTCCTTGTGTGCTTATTCTTCATGTGTATAGGTGACTGGAATAAGCATGCAAAATGTTCTACTAATTGGGGAGAATCTTGGTGGCTGTGCATCTATTTCTGGATCATTGCTTGGGGAGAATACTGGCTGTCAATGTGTTTGTTgtcaagaaattgatattttggagAAAACCCATAAGGCGTATTGTATTTATTGATGTATTAGGAAGTTTTTCTGCACTTGGAGTTTTGATTGCAATTTGACAAATGTCTGGATTGGTATTCATTTGAAGCCaaactttcttgtgtttttgtatgttgtTAGCTACAGTAAAGTGGGTTGTAAGAgagtaatttgtttttttatttttgttagttttgtGAGAAACAAATGTGTGGTATTGTTGATAAGCAAGAAGAAGTAATTTGATACTTTCTGTAAAAGAGTTTGATGACGAAGTTTATGCGGATCAATGGCAGAACCAACTCCTTTGTAGCAAATCATTTATCCGAGTCTCTACAATGCTTGGCTAGGTATGCGTCTCTCTCCTAATTTTCTGATTCGCCTTCCCTACAATTCCTAGATTGGTACATCCTCCTtcccattttattaattttaatctcCTTTAAATCCCCTCCTCTCTAGAATGATTAGATCTGTGTacatttgattacaagttcgtTAGTAGGAACTTTGGagaatagaatttatatttttttctagcaTTGTTCTAGAGCAGCTCACAATATAACTTACCCAAAGCTGAAAACGGCAAAAATCTTAGTTATGTGTGCATGTTTTGTTCCTTTTGCTTCTTGGGGtttgtaattgttatttatcattGTATATATTACCTTTTCATTTTGGTAGCAAATTGGGAACCCAATGagaaacatttaattgattattgattttttcatcaattagccttcttattttatgattttcagtatatatatatatatatgttgtgtgTGTCATTGGCCAATGAATCAAATATTGTCCATCATTTGCTTTAATGAAATGATGGAggcattaatgaaaaatttgcaTACTGTTTGAatgttacttttattgtttgtgtattgccgttttttgggtttgaattatTATCTATGCTTACAAAGGTATATGCatttttctcaataattttCGGTTAGTATCTAATGTCTCCTTCACCACAGCACATTAAGACGTTGGAGAAGTGGCCAACCTTCAGAATCCTGGGAGGCTCATAAGGCAGCAATCCAAGCACTCATAAAGCTGCCTTCAGGCGAGCTTGTTACAGGTATAATATGATTAAGTAGATGACTGTTCTGCTAGatattgttttagattttgttggtAGTTGGAATTGGTTACATCAGATTGGAATGCATTATCAACTACGAATGTCTTTCACTATGAACTTATGGGGTTCATTTTTATGCTACCACGATTTTAGGTTCAAGTGATACAACTTTAAAACTTTTGAGAGGAAGCAAAtgtacacatacttttgttgGGCATACAggtattttttccatttatttgccttcattgtgctttatatatatatatatatatatatatccttatttGCAATGTGTTGAAATCATGTGGGAATGAAAATAATTGTAGATTTTGCAAACTAACGATGctgtaaaattttcttcttacatGTCTGTTTGGTGATCATCAAACATATTTTCTTTGAGCTTCCTATAAGTTAGAAGTGGAAGAAGCATTTAATAAGACTTCTGATGTATAAGTTGGCATTAATTGACCAAACTGTTGACATGGGTAATCCTCATATGTTTAGTGCTTTACATGGTTtgattgctaaaaaatttagacatGATGATACCGAGTTTGTCTCTTGTGGAGTATTTAGTGGGAAAGGAATGCTTGCACTTTTGACGGAAGTGCAAGCATTCTTGATTTGAAGTTCTTCCGGACTTTATCTAAGCGGACTAATGCTTTGGCATTCATTACCAATCTGACTGGTTTTCTATTTATCTTCACATGATTGAGAGTTGTGTTATTTGCTTCAAACTTGCCTTTATAATATGGCTTTATATATCATTGATAAAACAGATCAAATATAGGCTGATGCACTTGTTCTGAGGGGGATCAGTTGCACATTTGAGGAAGGGCACAAAATACGTATTGTTGGCAGAATTGGCAGTGGCAAGACCACTCTCATAGAGATGAACCTGTTTTGTCCAGTGGAGCTAGCTAGAGGGACCATTGTAATGTATCTATTGAAACCTGTAGTATTCCATGTAATGTTCACGAGATTAcgtaacttttaaattttaagtgttcattttttttctaattcagaATAATACTACAAGGTACATCataattttagggttttatttactGTGTTTGGGATTCAAGAACCTTTATATAGctgtgttatttgtttttttagttggttGGTGTCAATTTTTATTCATGGTCATTTTGTTCTGGACTTTCTATATTGTGgctattaaaattttcagaattgaCTTGAAGAATTTAGATAATTTTCTAATGTTGGACGATTTATCATGTATGAATAATTCCAATCCTAgcttttttaaactttgaattttctttgattggtaTGGATTGCAGTGAATCCTCCAACGAGGAGGATTTCCAAATCGTTCATGTAGAGGTTATGCAATTCATTGTTGTTTTTTACGTCATGTACATTCGTTAATCGTGGCTCATTGTGTATAGGCTGATGTAGTATTTTGTAAGTACACAATAATGGACTGCAGTGAATCAAATAGACGGGGTACGACCAAAGGTCACTGAATAGGATCAAATAGAGTAAATAGAATGTAGTACACCGATTTTCCTAGAAACCAcagtggaccgaataagaccaaagtagatataatggaccgaataagaccaaagtagtccaaaaacaaaaataataaggttatttttccatatatacATATCTGCCAGTGAAACAATTGGAAAACGATGACACTTCTACTTAAAGCACACATGACAACAGATGGTACTTGGAAGTATACATATCTTACTAAATACCACAACAAGAAGTCGTACTTTTGCATTCATGCATCCGTACGTTGTCTCGTGGGTGCATCAACTTCATCATCCCCCACAACGTGAGCCACCACTTCATTCAACATGTTTGCACTCAACGTTGCGATCCTCCTTGCGTGGTCACGCTCCTCAATGGCAACTTCCAACTGATACCTTAACAAAGTGTGCCTAATGTCTCCACTGCCATAGTTGGTTCCTTCGCTTTGAGAAGTGCTAGGTGGAGTTGAGGTTGATATGTTTGGAGTTTCCCACGACGTAGACACACCACCATGCACGCCCATACCATTACCATGCAAATACTCCATGTATGCAGCTTCGGCTTCCCTTCGATCTTTATATGATTTGTGATTGGCGTTTGGGAATTTATGAACTTGTCTACTCGCATCTAGCCAACTGTCGTATATGCCTGGAACACGACCGTTAAACACAACATAGGTTCGTCCCATCCTGCTCTACAAAAACGCAATGGTGGGAACTCTTTGCACTAGAATAACATGGCTGCACCTTGTAACGTGTGAAGTGAGCTTTTGTAGTGGAAATGGGGCCACAACTCGATTccatagaaatcgagttatagcatGCGGAGTtacatgtaactcgacttctcATTAACCGAGTTTCTGAAATGCCGTCATTTCAATACGTCTTGTCAACAGTAACTCGATTTATGTGGTATCGAGTTTTATATAAAATCGATGTACTTAATATCGAGTCATGTTGTCCCCCTCCCCACATTTCAGAATCCATGCACGTGTCTGGCTCTATCTGTGTTGAAAACCTTCACTGTCTGGTCTCTGAAAAAGAAAGCCTATGAGGTGAACAAAGTTTGCTAACTCTTCTGCCATTTTCCTTGTCATTATTGCATCCTCACCAGGCGTGCTGTTGCTGTGGTCCCCTTCTTCTTTGTTCTGGCACATCTTCCCTGACAGGTATATATTCACTTACATAACTACTTATAAATGGATTGACTTACATAACTACTTAAGGGTTTGGATTGCTTTCTACAACTGTCTTATTCTGacattatgtgtgtgtatatatatacataaagaaaacattgtatagatatatgtatatatagacaaaCGTACTTACCCATATAATAAGATGTATATGTGGCATTcccaaatatatgtatatatatatacacacacacacacacacacacacacatataaggggaaatatatatatatatatatatacatgtatgtatgtatgtatatgcaaatatatgtaaatataaacaAAGCTACCTACCCATATATgatcacatgtatatatatatatatatatatacacacacacacacatgtataggTATGTTTACATATAATGTATGTGCTTAGGGCaccaattttttgaaacatttttgttAGGAATTGCAAAAACTGTTAGTGCATTGAAAATCCTGCAAAAAATTGTCCAAGAAACGATTAATTATTGTGTGCTCTTATGACTTATGTGAGAATAAtcttatatgtgtgtatgtgtgtgtgatagTGACATTGTATACATATTGTTCCTAAATATGTTGAGTTTTATATAGTAATgtatataatacttttttttgagaactctTTTgggaaatatgtatataatcattctaaataaacatatatataaacaaacattgTACGGTGAATTCATATGATGACATATGCATTCATTCGTAACTACACACTAATGATGTGTAATGTATACTGAGGTTTAAATTGTATGGCTCTTTCAGTTCTGAAAGTCTTTGCTGTGTGGGTTCTGAAAAAGAAAGCCTGCGAGGTGAACAAGTTTTGCTGaccatgtttgcattttcctACTCCATATTGCATCCTTACCAAGCGAGTTTACAAACACCCTAATTCTTTGTTGTGGCACGTCTCCCCTAAAAGGCCAATGTTTGTGTTCAAACGAATCAAGTGTGTACACCTATAATTAGGATAGCATCATAGTGCATCTGTAAAAGAGTAATTACTGTTGCATTAACATAACCCCCTATCTTCTGCATGATAACCACAATTAATTGTCCTTATCCAGGTCTGCCATGGGTCGTCACTGCTTCTACGTTTACTATGATGGGGAACAGTATTTCCATGACTTGCATGGGCTGTCCTATAAAGGCGAGTCAGTGAAGCAGAAGTTCATTGAGTTGAAATGGGGAACACACTTGAGAAAAATGCACCGGAAGATAATGGAAGCTCTACGGTTGGACAAGGAGTCACATAAGATATCCATTGTGTACCGTGCCCCCCAGATACTTGTGAGTACTCAGGTTGTCTACAACTCAAATCCGTTGGGTTGCGATGCTGACGTGGACATGATGTGGGCAGTGATTAAGCGGACCCCCCAGTTCATAGCGTCTGACTTGTATGTAACTGTTGAGGCTGTTGGGTTCCATGGTAGTGCAAGTTCACAGCATGCCAGTGGGGTGGAAGAGCCACACTCATTGTCGGTTGACGTGCATCCTCCCTTTGCCTATGCCACGCCTTTCCCCTACAATAATCAACCATGTGCAATAGATCATTTGGACAACACCGAAGTGGTGGGCGCCACCAATACACATGATGTGGGAGGGTCTACTCACACATATGAGCATGTCCAAGCTGATATGGACGGGGGAATTGATATTGATGCCAGCCGAGATGTGTATGAAGAGTTCATTGATACAGATGGACCAGTGGACGACGCGGAGGTCTTAGATGTACCACTGATTGAAAATAACGAGGAAGATTGCCTTACAACAGTTCCTATCCCAGAATGGTTCACATCAAACACATGGGACAATATTAATGACCCATCACCTGCATTGGGTACAGGACATCTTACAAGTTGGCATAAAGATGACCACCCAGCAAGGGGGATGCTATTCAAGAATAAAGCCTCTGTTCAATATGTGTTGACCCTCTACTCTGTGGAGCATAACAAGCAATACAAGGTCATCAAGTCTGACACCAATAGGCTGGTAGTGCGGTGTAAGAATGAGGCATGTCTGTGGTCAATTCGGGCCAATTGCAGCAAGAAGCACGGGATGTGGGTTATCAGTACATGTAAGGGTCCCCATAGTTGCTCATCCCTCCAGCTACCAACTGATGGGCGGATGATGGATTCAAAGTTCATCTCCATTGCACTTGAGAAGTATGTACGGGAAGACCTAACCCGAAAGGTAAGGGACTTGCGTAGTATGTTGCATGCAAGGCATGGGCATGATGTAACTATGTACAAGGTTTGGGAAGCCAAACAGAAGGCAGTTGCACGTATTTACGGGGATTTTGACGAGTCGTACGCAGAATTGCCACGATTTCTAGCTGCATTGTCTGATGCAGATCCGGATACTGTGACCACACTAAAGTGTGACCCCAATGTCCCGGGGACTTGTATATTCAACTCCGCGTTTTGGGCTTTCGGTCCGTGTATTAGAGGGTTTAGGCATTGCAGGCCGGTGATAAGCATAGATGCAACGCACCTTTATGGCAAGTACAAAGGAAAGCTGTTGATAGCAATGGCAACAGATGGTAACAACGAGGTTTATCCACTCGCATTTGCCGTTGTCGAAAGCGAGAGCACGGAGACATGGGGATGGTTCTTGGCATGCCTGTTGACCTATGTTACAGACCGCACCAATTTGTGTATAATATCCGACAGGCATCGTGGGATACAATCATGCTTCGATGACACCACTAGGGGCTACTTGCAACCGCCCTTAACCCATCACCGGTATTGCCTCCGCCATTTAGTAAGCAATGTTAACACTAACTTCAATAGTGTGGCCTTGAAGAACTTGGTATGGAACGCAGCAACTGCGAATCAAGTTAGGAAGTTTGAGAACACCATGGATTGCATCAAGAATGTCAACCCGGCTGCGTACGACTATCTTAAGGAGGTAAATCAAGAAAAGTGGACACTTGTACACGACCATGGGCACCGAtatggggcaatgacaaccaacctGTCAGAGTGCTTCAATGGGGTACTTAAGGGCGCACGTAGCTTGCCCATAACTGCAATGGTGAAGTTTACATTTTACAAGGTGAACTCATACTTTGACGAACGTCGAAACAAAACCCTAGAGAAGTTGGAAGAGGGGCAAGTGTGGTGCAAATATGCCTATGACAAGTTCGAGGAAAATCAAGAGAAGGCGAAGCTCCATATTGTTAGAAGGATGAGTGCGCAACAACGGTTATATACAGTGGAGACACAGTCTTCACTGTTGAACACTGGCGGGGGAGATCACACCCATAGGGTTTCCCTCATAGACATGACATGCACGTGCGGCAAATGGGAAGCAAACAAGATCCCTTGTTCCCACTTGATAGCAGTTTGTGCCAAACACAACCATGATGCCACTGAGTATATGGATCATTTCTACCGCCTTGAAGAACGCTATCACAGCTATGAGCCTATATTCCAACCACTAAAAGATAGGTTAGAATGGCCGGAGCCAGCAGAAAGGAGAACCGTAATGCCAAACCAGCGGTTGATCCGTGAAAAAGGTCGGCCCAAGTCCACGAGAATCCGCAATGAGATGGATGACGAGGATAGGGAGTTGCCAACCTCATTGTGGATTGAGAATGGACCAAAGTTGAAGTGTGGGTTGTGTCGCCAAGAGGGTCATAACCGTCGTACATGTCCAACTCGAAATGTGGCTTCAACAAGCCATGGTGCTATGTAGCAGGTAAGAATTACAAATCTTAGTAACAAGGGGGTATCATAAGTTATTCTTCTTTACATGTTTAGATATTACATTATATGAGTTATAATTAAGATGTGGGCAGTAATTTGTAGTATTCTTTCAATCTTATTGTTTGTGGTACATATTCTAGTATTCATGAGGTCTCTATTTCCCTAACTGTATATGTTTTGCTGCAGATTTGTATTCAATCCGCAAGGTGTAACTGTAGATGCTCCTCATTTAAGCAGGCAAGCTTGAATGCTCTTCTATATTTGTCAATTCAATTTATTGATTACCATGGGTTGTATACTAATTTCTGTGTTGGCTACTCCTCAGAAAGGAGGCAACTtctgaaaagaacaaaaaaaaggtgTCACTCAAATGCTATGACTCCATGTTTGCCTAAAACCATTGTTGGCGGATGCTGTCCAAGTTTCAACTTACAATTGCTATGACTGTTTAAAATGCAGAAatggaactttttatttttgtacatcAACTGATTAAAGCTTTAGAGGCTCTTTACTTACAAATAAGCTTGTATATATGGATGATTTTTTCATTCGCGTAATGCAAATGGGGGAATGTTACTGATGGATGTGGTTGGTTATGATTTGTATGGATGACTTGTTGTTCACAGCATGGTTGTCAGCAGGTCCACTTTAACCATGAATAAGCACGTTACTGAATGCGTGTGAACAGTGCAAGTAgcaagcaaaactacaagtagaAAGGTTATACTAaatgaaactcgattttctagaTAACGAGTTACGTTGCAGTCCATTTTCAACCCCCTACGACTGTATCCACTCTCAATTGTCAAGTATCTGAGTTACTCGATATCTGGATATCCGAGTTACCTTCAACATACCTCGATTTATAGGGTACCGAGTTACGTTGGAGATTCCTCTAGGCCTGCCTCTGGCaccagtccaaatatctggGCTGGAAGCCCAGTGaacttaactcgatttcatCCTTACCGAGTTATGTTGAGAGTAACTCGATATATATAGaatcgagatacgttgaagGCCGTTGTCtccacttagattcctcttggactgcctctggcaccagtccaaatatctggGCTGGAAGCCCAGTGaacttaactcgatttcatCCTTACCGAGTTATGTTGAGAGTAACTCGATATATATAGaatcgagatacgttgaagaccgttgtctccacttagattcctcttggactgcctctggaccagtccaaatatctgggctggtgcaggaagcccagtcaacttaactcgatttcGTCGTAACCGAGTTATGTTGAGAGTAACTCGATCTATATAGcatcgagatacgttgaagGCCGTTGTCtccacttagattcctcttggactgcctctggaccagtccaactATCTGGGCTGGCTCAGGAAGCCCAGTCAACGTAACTCGATTTAGTGGTTACCGAGTTCTGTTGAGAGGAACTCGATATATGTAGaatcgagatacgttgaagaccCTTGTCTACAATTGTTGCCGAGTTATTCCCAATTTCCCATGTAATTTAACTCGATTTCTTTATAAGCGAGTTAGTCccacataactcgatttctgTATAAGCGAGTTAGTCccacataactcgatttctaGGATATCGAGTAATTCTACTTTAACCTGATGTTCAGGATATCGAGTTACTTCAAATGGACTTCCAAACCACCACACACAACATGGATTCCTCTGAGATACACTGCGCACAGCATGGACTCCTTTTAGTCCCAgtacacataactcgatttctgAATAGTCGGGTTATGTGTATGACCAACCCACTATTTAGTGCTCAAACGTACGAAGCAGCAACTGTTCAACTTCTTCTCAGCGAAAGTTTGGAGAACCAGAACAATGGCTTCTCAATGGCGGAGAGACTACGACGATGGTCCTGCTGATCGGTCCCCACACTTTTTCAAGATTATTCTGCAGAATGCTGTTCAGGAAGGAAAGCTTGTAAGTATGctcaaatttataaattctaTCATTGTCTGAAAATCATATGCTAATACACTTCGAACACTTCATCTTCTTTATTTGTGATTGTTGAAATATGTACATTTGTTACATGTAGTCAGAAAAACTTTCATTTTGCAATACGTAGGTTACACTTTAAGAAGAACACAGTCACATAACAGAGTACTTTTGCATCGTACAAGtagatatgaacaaaaaatggAACAGGGATATAAGCGCATGGTAGAGATTGAGGaaaaatatgaaggaaattcacaGTTTAAGATATATTCTTTTGCAGTGGACCTATCAAATGTACAAcatttccccaaaattttttacatttcaacAACAACAGAGAAATGTAAAAGTGTAGAGGTTgatggttattttggttataAGATTAGGTTGTATAAATTGGTTTCAAAATTCATAAGAGTTGTTACTGTTATAGCTATTAAATATAACGTCAATGTTGCaggattacattttattttgtttgattttcttttcttttttgtgtgggggtggggggctGTAACTAAGAAGTATAAGAGGGTcattcaaacttttattttctagcATTGTGTATAAGGATTGATTGCATGTGTTTATTTCCCTAGCCTGCATTTATGTTATGGAGATTCTTTTTACAGCGGATTCCAGATAAGTTCGTGCAGAAATTTGGAGTGGACCTGTTAGATATGGCCTTTCTCACTATTCCAAATGGTAGAAAATGGAAAGTCAAGTTGGCACAACATGCTGGGGGGGTTTGGTTTCAAAATGGTTGGTCCGAATTTGCAAGCTCTCATGGTGTAGCCGTGGGGCACTTGCTGGTTttcaaatatgaaggaaattcacaGTTTCATGTACTCATATTTGATGCCACTGCAACAGAAATAGACTATACTTTAGACGACGAACAACATGTACATCATAGGATCGAAGATGATGAGAGTGATGACAGCTCTGTTGAAATCATCAAACACTTTTATAGGGGAGAGGGTTCAGGTTTGAATGTTACACTTTTGTAAGCAACTGCTTGATTTGTTTAGCTTCTGCTCTATTAATTTTATGTGCATGACTTCgtattttcaacttctttcaGGATCAGCCCATCCTAAGAAAGACGGTGGTGTAGCTAAAAATCTTGTTATAGCCAATGCTTTTAAATCAGAAAATCCCCTTTTCACTGTTACCATGCGTCCATCCTACATTAATGGCAAGGATCGTGCGGTAAGCTTTTAGCTTCAgtaaaatggaatatttttgtaatttagaaaTGCAACTCCCATTAACTGTCATTTTTCATAGATCAATTAGAAAGATTGTCACACTAGATACTTGTGGCTGGACATTTTGTTGGTaatgattttttcttatttgtgtttttaggtGAAAAGATGTAGATCAATTAGATACTTGTTGCTGgaatatatttgttaaatatctATTATTGTTCCTTGTACAGAGTTTACCCCAACACATTATCAACTACTTACCAAGAGACGGGTTTACCAAGGACTACACCAAAGCAAGTATACTCCCTGTCAAGCTCCAGATTGTGGACCGAGTATGGCCTGTGAAGCTATACATTTATGAACGAAGTGGGGGTTCATCATGTGTCGTATCAGCTGGTTGGTCTGCGTTTGTGAGGGAAAATAGTTTGCAAGTAGGAGATGTTTGCGTATTTGAGCTGATTATGAGGGACGGTGTTGTGTTCAACGTCCACATTTTCAAGTGCCAAGACTAAGTGGTTAGGGTGGATGCAAAGTGATGATAATATTATGTGATGTTTAGAGTGTGTTTACTTTGCAACTTTACTATTCATCCCTATTTTGTTCATCCCAGTTTGCAAGTTTATTGATTGGGTACTTTTGTGATGTTTAGAGTTTCACTCTTgggaaatttttaattactatgatgaactttcatatgtattttaaaatgaatgtgatgctgtatttttttctacggttttgtttggattttggccttttttgcATGGCGActcttggattttattttaggggggTCAACATTGTTATTGCTATAGGATTTTGTTCTTTTCAGATGACATTGTTGTATGTTTTGTATATATTGTAACACTTTAATACAATAACACCATGTGCAATAATTTGTAGTCATTATTATAGATGTTT
The sequence above is drawn from the Quercus robur chromosome 7, dhQueRobu3.1, whole genome shotgun sequence genome and encodes:
- the LOC126691808 gene encoding uncharacterized protein LOC126691808 isoform X2; this encodes MTKFMRINGRTNSFVANHLSESLQCLASTLRRWRSGQPSESWEAHKAAIQALIKLPSGELVTGSSDTTLKLLRGSKCTHTFVGHTG
- the LOC126691808 gene encoding uncharacterized protein LOC126691808 isoform X1, which codes for MTKFMRINGRTNSFVANHLSESLQCLASTLRRWRSGQPSESWEAHKAAIQALIKLPSGELVTGSSDTTLKLLRGSKCTHTFVGHTDQI